The Oncorhynchus kisutch isolate 150728-3 linkage group LG10, Okis_V2, whole genome shotgun sequence region ttgcttcaagatgtccatcaTTGTTCTTGTACCCAAGAAAGTCATTTAATTTACCTTTGCTATCGCCCAGTAGCAtgcacttctgtcatcatgaagtgctttgagaggctagttagggaacatatcacctccaccttacctgacaccctacaCCTACTTTTGCATACCGCCCGAATAGATCAACttacgatgcaatcgccatcacactgccctatcccatctcgACAAGaaaaatacctatgtaagaatgctgttaattgactacagctcagccttcgacaccatagtatcctccaagttcatcactaagctcagggcccttGGTCTGAACCCCGCTCTGTACAactaggtcctggacttcctgacgggctgtccCATGTGGTGAAGGTAGCAAACAACACATGGAGGAGGTGAaatcttcaagttcctctgcgtacccATCACTGACCTCctgaaatagtccacccacacagacagtgtggtgaagaaggcgcaacggcgcctcttcaacatcaggcggctgaagaaattcggcttagcccctaagaccctcacaaacttgtACAGATGAACCATGGAGAGcaacctgtcgggctgtatcaccgcctggtacggcaactgcaccgcccgcaaccgcagggctatCCAGAGGGTGGTACGATCGGCCCAACGCATCACGAGgcgcacactgcctgccctccaggacacctacagcacccgatgtcacggGAATgtcaaaaagataatcaaggacatcaaccacccaagccacgggcctgttcaccccgttatcatccagaaggcgaggtcagtacaggtgcatcaaagctggggccgagagactgaaaaacagcttctatctcaaggccatcagactgtaaaatagtcatcactagccggcctccacccagtaccctgccctgaacttagtcactgtcactagctggctaccGCCCAGTTACTCTACCATGCACCTCAGAGGCTTCTGCCCTACATTGTGCCTTCtggaagtattcagaaccctttcactttttccacatttagttatgtgtccttattctaaaattgaataaaaaaagttctcatcaatctacacacaataccccacaatgacaaagcgaaaacaggttttaagaaatgtttgcaaatgtattaaaaaatattttttaaacaccttataagtattcagaccctttgctatgagactcgaaattgagctcaggtccatcctgtttccattgatcatccttgatgtttatacaacttgattggaagtccacctgtggtaaattcaattaattggacatgatttggaaaagcacacacctgtctatataatgtcccacagttgactgcatctcagagcaaaaaccaagccatgaggtcgaaggaattgtccgtacagCTCCAAAACAGGATGTGTCGAAGGCACAGACctcgggaagggtaccaaaacatttctgcagcattgaaggtccccaagaacacagtggcctcccatcattcttaaatggaagtttggaaccaccaagactcttcctagagctggccgccccgccaaactgagcaatcgggggagaaaggccttggacagggaggtaaccaagaaaccgatggtcactctgacagagctccagagttccttcaataaactcaatattaggaagatgttcgtAATGTTTTGTATGTGTAAAGTTTAcgtactgttttactcatttttatatatatatagatatatatatagatagatagattagtgtgtattgttgtgaattgttagatacgaCTGCACTGTTGGGGCCAGGAACAtaaataaatatgtgtatgtgaccaaccacatttgatttgatcaaccaccaacttgacagagcttgagaataaaaaaaatatataatgtgcAAATATAATAACCTCGGTTGTCCTTGTTGACTATGGTGATTATAACGTGTATTGACTTGGGGTTGAATtcttatctaatcaagatgtatacataaaaaaatatatataatttttaaaaATGCATTTTTCTCGGGCTTTGCCAtttagagtattttgtgttttttttttaagaaaagaACATTATATCCCaatttgtaacacaacacaatgtggataAAGTCTAGGGGTATgaaatactttccaaaggcacatTTATgtaccatttagcagatgcttttatccataTCGACTTAGTCATACGTGCATCATTTTTTCCCCCGTATGAGTGTCCCCCAGCGGGAATGTAAACTAATGACCCGTGGCGTTACAAGTGTCATACTCTACCGACTGAGCCACAAAGAACACTGACTAAGTTGCTCTGACTCTCATGGAAATCATAATACCTCCTTCAAAAGTGTTTGATCATTTACAGTAAAACGTTGTTGGTATTGTATTATTGTGAAAAAGGGTTCAGAGATATTGTAGCTGCTGTAGAATGATAGTTGACCTGTTATTAtttttctttcgctctctctctcccagctcctACAGCAGCTAAAGCGTCTCATCTGTGACTTGTGTCGGCTGTACAACCTGCCACAGCACCCAGATGTTGAGATGCTAGATCAGCCACTCCCTGCTGGGCCCATCAACCCAGAGCGCAAGGTAGGGCTCATTTTAGAATTCAAATATATTTCTATGGTAAGCCTGACAACCTCATATAAAAAATAATCTAGAATTGGTGGAACCCACAGTTTTGAAGCCAGACGATATTCAGTTGGTTTTGAATCACATTTTTAGATACATATTTCTGGCTACATTATTTGCATCAGATTTCAATCGAAATATAGTGATTTGTGGATGGCGACAGCAAGGCAAGCCTCGTATTCTGGGCCTGGGAAACATTCCATAAACCATTGATACAAAcacacagtttaaaaaaaaaatatatatataatttttccCACTCTCCCGTATAGCATGGACCAGCGGATGAAGTGACAtccgaggaggaggatgaagaagaaatgggcgaggtgtgtgtgtctgtacatgttTACCTACGTATGTACCAGGGTTGGGCAGTTTTACGGTTGCGTCATCGATCGACGGAAGCTTGAGAGCCATCGTCGATGGTGACGGCCATCGTGATGTCACAAACAGGGTTTAGCATATTGGAATTTGACTGCACCTCCGGAGTCTGGCAGCACAATAGCACAGCGCTGTTCTGCACACAGCAGGGTGATGTGTCAAATGGCCTATTTGCTGTAGCTTACATTTTCAATGCAagcactgccttcagaaagtatttcataagccttgacttattccacattttgttgttacatccTGAACTCTAAATGAATATAATCAAAATATTTCTGACCCATCTACAAAATACCCTataatgatgaagtgaaaacatgtttttagacatttttgaaaatttatagaaaatgaaatacagaaatatctcatttacatttcacacccccgagtcaatactttgtaggagcaccattggcagcgattacagctgtgagtctttctgggtaaattcTCTAAGAGCTTGGCACacatggattgtacaatatttgtatattattcttttaaaaaattCTTCACGTTCTATCAAGTTGGTGGTTGATCATTTCTAAACAGCCATAttcaagtcttgtcatagattttcaagccaatttaagtcaaaactgtaactaggccactcaggaacaatcAATGACGTCTTGGTAGGTAACTCCAGTGTGTATTTGTCTTACTGTACATTATGAAGCCGATTGTCCTTCTAAAAAGGTGTTTTTTGTCTCCCagtatctgttggaaagcagactgaaccacatTTTTACTCACGTTTTTTTGCATGTGTTTagctctatttttattttttatccccaAAAACTCCAGTCTTTGCCAaaaacaagcatacccataacatgatgcagcttcCACCATGCTTGAAATTTTTGAAGAGctgtactcagtgatgtgttgtgttggatttgccacaaacataacacaTTGTATTCAGGtcaaaaagtacatttctttgccaaatgttttgcagttttactttagaaCATTGCAAACATGTTTGACTATTTTTCTGtacaggcaacaacaacaaaattgctCTGtgatttaggttagtattgtggagtaactacaatgttgttgatccatcttgagttttctcctatcacagccattcaattctgttttaaaatcaccattggcttcatggtgaaatccctgagctgtttccttcctctccggcaactgagttaagaaggacgtCTATATCTGTGTTCTAGtggactgggtgtattgatacaccagccaaagtataattaataacttcaccatgctcaaatggatattcaatgtcttctttttaaaatgttttacttatgtgaagagatgaggtagtcattcagaaatcatgttaaccactattgtTCACAGAGTGAGTCATGcaatttatgtgacttgttaagcaataattttttttactcctgaacttatttaggcttgtcataacaaaggggttgaatacttattgactcagctttttatttgtatttcttttGTAAAAATGCTGAAAAACATAAATCCACTTTTGACGttatggggctgtgtgtgtgtgtgtgtgtgtgtgtgtgtaggccagtgacacaatctcaatgtaatcaattttatattctgtctgtaatacaacaaaatgtggaagaagtcaaggggtgtgaatattttctgaatacaATTAGGTGGTTAGACTGTTGTCTTGCTATTAATAATGTAGCTTGACACATGACTTgcgctcccgagtggcgcagcggtctaaagccaCTGCTATCTCAGTGCTAGTGGCGTCACTGTAGTCCCTAGTtcgcggtgcacaattggctcagcatgGTCCGGGTttgtctggggtaggccgtcattgtaaatcagattatttatttttcttaactgacttgcctttaaATGAAAGTTAAATAAATgccaattaaaaaataataataatttgacaTGGATATAATTGTTTTTTAATAAGTGATTTAAGTATTTTTATGGACAAAAGATAAAAGGCCCTACCAATTCGTAAATCATTCTGTCGCCTAGACTAGCCGAAATAACAAGGTCTAACACTGTTTAGGCCTAGCAATGTGTCCTTGTATATTGCCTTCTTCCCGCCAATTGACCCCTATCGTCTATTCCTGCCATGTTTGGATTGGACGATCTGTCATTTTAAGACCGCCCAACCCTACTATGTGTAATGATATGGAGACCGATAATGTCCACATTCATCATAAACTTCTTGTGCTTGTATATACATTCTCTTGTGTTTCTATACAATATGCAATAAAACTGTAGATTATGATCAGCAGGACATTGAAGACTTGGACCACTATGAGATGAAGGAAGAGGAGCCAGTGGACGGGAAGAAGTCAGAGGATGACGGAATAGAGAAGGTAATTACCCTGCATGCATCTGTCtgtctacaaaacattaagaacacttgctctttccatgacagacttaTTGACGTCACTTGTTCAATCCACTTAAGTGTAGTTGTAGAGGCGGAGACAGGTGAAAGAATGATTTTTAttccttgagacatggattgtgtatgtgtgccattgagtgcttgaggtgtcactacagacccgggtttttatcccgggctgtgttgcagctggccgcaaccgggagacccatgaggcgctgtacaattggcccagtgttgtccaggTTAGGTGAGGGTTTGGCCACCCGAGATGTCCTTGTACCATTGTGCCCCAgctactcctgtggcgggcctggagcatgcacgctgacacggtcaccaggtgtgcTGTGTTTCCTCCTGACactttggtgcggctggcttccgggtgagcattgtgtcaagaagcagcacGGCTCggctggttgtgttgtgtttcggaggacgcacggctcttgaccttcgcctctcccgagtccgtacaggagtagcagcgatgggacaagactgtaactaccaattggataccacaaaattggggagaagggggggggggggatgccaacaaaaaaaatctgtgtatcaagaataatccaaccacccaaaggacattcaacCAACTTGACcatactgtgggaagcattggactcAACATGGGCCACCAGCCCTGTGGAACGCTTGTCTTTTTACCGTCTTCCCTGGTTGCGTCTGTTCAGCTATTACGTTCCACTCCTTGTACTCCGTGTCGTTTACCAAAGAGGCCAATAGCGTCTGGTTCCAGCAGATGCCCTTTTCAGGAAATGGACGCTGCGAGACCTACGAGCTCAGACAAGACGCAATGGTGCAAGAGGACTAGCTAGTGTTAGCAGAACTGAGTGATTTACCTTTTAGCTATATTGTAGAATTAATGGAAACGAACACAAACGGCTTTGGCATTATGaatactctgtttctctgtaaataattataatattgagagttaaaaaaaaaaaaaaaaggggaaaAATCCCTAACCAGGAAATGTAAAAAAAGAGAAAACAGAATTCAGGAAATACAAAATCTAATTTTATGGAATCCCCCCTGATAGtttattaaccattattttaccaggtatattTACAGGACACATCTCTTGTACACCAATGACCTGGTGAAGTGTTGCAGGGTTAGAGGAGAAGAATGTGCTTATTTGAAAGCTATACAAAAATAGCAGCACGCAACCTTTTCAGTTTTTAAAAAGTTGCTGATTTTGTCCTGTCGAAACCAGTCTGTCAAAAGTTGCTGATTTTGTCCTGTCGAAACCAGTCTGTCAAAAGTTGCTAGCTAATGTCTTTAAATTCGCTAACTAAATTCGCTAACTAAATACATAATGCAATTGTGACCCTTCGCTAAGCCCCGccacccttggttactgttgcctTTTCCTGGGAAGTCCCTATTTTCCCATTCAACCACTGCCGAAGACCCCTCACAATGATCTCAAACTGTTTTAAATACTCAATGAAAATGAACACAGACTACCCAGGAAACTCTTGGGTGTGTTGTGGTGGACTTGTCATTACAATTGCTTCAGTGGAAACCTGTCAAAATGTTATTTCCAACCACCAATGACCAACTCAGCCATAAATCCCAGCTGCATATTGAATGTTGAGATTGAGGTAAAGGCCAAGTCTCTTTGGAAAATGACATGGAGTGGCGTGTTAGACTGTTAGGCGTGTTAGACTGTTAGGCGTGTTAGACTGTTAGGCGTGTTAGACTGTTAGGCGTGTTAGTCTGTTAGGCATGTTAGACTGTTAGGCGTGTTAGACTGTTAGGCGTGTTAGGCGTGTTAGACTGTTAGGCGTGTTAGTCTTCCCTACACATGTTATTTTTTTATGCctcttacattttttttacacaaTACCTTTTTTTATACTGCAATTCGCTAATGTAATTCATAGGAGAAAtttgcaagtaaccatttcattagacatatatatacaaataaattatttttttcatCTAACTTTTTATTATTAAATTAAGCACTTCCTACTGCATTTCTTTTTTGGTACGAAATATGCtatataaatacaatttgatttgaaggagAACCTGGCCATCCTTGAGAAGATCCGTAAGAACCAGAGGCAGGACCACTTGAACGTAAGTGCTCATTCGGTAAGGTTTCTTTCTAATTTTTCAGGGGGGGACGGGAACATTTCTACAGTTATATAGTGTCTCTGTTTTTGTTTCTTAACCTAGTCCTTGGGGACCACCAGCAAAATGTAATCCATTCCAAAAACTAGCTCGCCTGATTCAACAAGTTCACTAATCATAAAGCCCATGATTGGCTAAATCAGGTGTGTTGAGTGTTTTGGAATAGATTAAAAGTAGGTGTGGTCCCGGAGGACTGGATTGAGAAATGGTCCTCTGTTAGCCTGGTTCTGATCCCAGTGGTGTTGTGATGCCTGTTTCAGGGTGCCGTCTCTGGTTCCGTTCAGGCCTCCGATCGTCTCATGAAGGAACTCAGGGAGATCTACAGATCACAGAGTTACAAGACCGGTGAGTCCTGGCCTGGTTCAGTTTAGGACCGGGCGATATATCGAATTAAttcgtttttttttgtgtgattttttaatattttttttaacctcacGCCAACTAAGTTGAGAGATCAtatcttcctctctgacaagcgGTTTCAACTCACTATTtacatttgaggtttggtccaaaaTAATTGGTGTTATGGACacaaacacattgagacattattttactgtaatagaggagttaatttctctatcaataccctttttatgtctcaactAGTTAAATTGCATGCAGATCAGACACTACTAAGATACTCCATTCCTTTAGTGTCTACCCCTCCCCAGTTGGCCCTCCCCCTTTAGTGTCTACCCCTCCCCAGTTGGCCCTCCCCCTTTAGTGTCTGGGCCTCCCCCTTTAGTGTCTGGGCCTCCCCAGTTGGCCCTCACCTTTTTTTAGTCATTCAGTTTTTGTAATGATTtagtttgttgtgtagtaaagatttcagcttttattttcattgtttttgtATTAGTTTTCTCCTGTGAAGCACCACATTGTGGTGTATAAAAATTGCTGGATTTTGTCTACCCTTCCCCATTGGTTCAAACTGTTCAGTGTCTACTCCTCCCCATTGGTTCAAACTGTTCAGTGTCTACTCCTCCCCATTGGTTCAAACTGTTCAGTGTCTACTCCTCCCCATTGGTtcaaaatccccatcaaaatccgccTGTTTTTTTACAGTGATGTTCACCTGTATATATCTTGTTATTTATTTCCAGGTATTTATTCAGTGGAGCTAGTCAATGACAGCCTTTATGAATGGCACGTCAAAATAAGaacgtaagtattcagatccgGGTATTATTTCATAGAGATGTGTAGTTTCCTAGCTGTCCAAGTCTGGATTATATTGTCTAATCATTCGGTCATTTATTTTAACAGGGTAGATCCAGATAGTCCGTTACATAGTGACTTGCAAGTTATGAAGGAGAAGGAAGGGGTGGACTACATTCTGCTCAGTTTCTCATATAAAGTAAGTTTCATTTGTTGatcgattaaaaaaaaaatatatatattattttatacgtTAATTTGTCTTTTATTTGGCGTGAAAGAGGTTTTGAGCTAAAAATATTTCTTCTTGTTTGACTCTTGCAGGATAACTTTCCTTTTGACCCACCGTTCGTACGGGTCGTCTCTCCTGTGCTGT contains the following coding sequences:
- the LOC109897695 gene encoding ubiquitin-conjugating enzyme E2 Q2-like isoform X3, whose product is MSVSGLKAELKFLESIFDPNHERFRIIDWKPDELSCQFNVTGEKLLIIHCNITESYPSIPPIWFVDSDDPSLTEVLERLEDVRKGTSLLLQQLKRLICDLCRLYNLPQHPDVEMLDQPLPAGPINPERKHGPADEVTSEEEDEEEMGEQDIEDLDHYEMKEEEPVDGKKSEDDGIEKENLAILEKIRKNQRQDHLNGAVSGSVQASDRLMKELREIYRSQSYKTGIYSVELVNDSLYEWHVKIRTVDPDSPLHSDLQVMKEKEGVDYILLSFSYKDNFPFDPPFVRVVSPVLSGGYVLGGGALCMELLTKQGWSSAYSIESVIMQINATLVKGKARVQFGANKNQYNLARAQQSYKSLVQIHEKNGWYTPPKEDG
- the LOC109897695 gene encoding ubiquitin-conjugating enzyme E2 Q2-like isoform X1, which codes for MSVSGLKAELKFLESIFDPNHERFRIIDWKPDELSCQFNVTGEKLLIIHCNITESYPSIPPIWFVDSDDPSLTEVLERLEDVRKGTSLLLQQLKRLICDLCRLYNLPQHPDVEMLDQPLPAGPINPERKHGPADEVTSEEEDEEEMGEQDIEDLDHYEMKEEEPVDGKKSEDDGIEKENLAILEKIRKNQRQDHLNVSAHSGAVSGSVQASDRLMKELREIYRSQSYKTGIYSVELVNDSLYEWHVKIRTVDPDSPLHSDLQVMKEKEGVDYILLSFSYKDNFPFDPPFVRVVSPVLSGGYVLGGGALCMELLTKQGWSSAYSIESVIMQINATLVKGKARVQFGANKNQYNLARAQQSYKSLVQIHEKNGWYTPPKEDG
- the LOC109897695 gene encoding ubiquitin-conjugating enzyme E2 Q2-like isoform X2: MSVSGLKAELKFLESIFDPNHERFRIIDWKPDELSCQFNVTGEKLLIIHCNITESYPSIPPIWFVDSDDPSLTEVLERLEDVRKGTSLLLQQLKRLICDLCRLYNLPQHPDVEMLDQPLPAGPINPERKHGPADEVTSEEEDEEEMGEDIEDLDHYEMKEEEPVDGKKSEDDGIEKENLAILEKIRKNQRQDHLNVSAHSGAVSGSVQASDRLMKELREIYRSQSYKTGIYSVELVNDSLYEWHVKIRTVDPDSPLHSDLQVMKEKEGVDYILLSFSYKDNFPFDPPFVRVVSPVLSGGYVLGGGALCMELLTKQGWSSAYSIESVIMQINATLVKGKARVQFGANKNQYNLARAQQSYKSLVQIHEKNGWYTPPKEDG
- the LOC109897695 gene encoding ubiquitin-conjugating enzyme E2 Q2-like isoform X4 — encoded protein: MSVSGLKAELKFLESIFDPNHERFRIIDWKPDELSCQFNVTGEKLLIIHCNITESYPSIPPIWFVDSDDPSLTEVLERLEDVRKGTSLLLQQLKRLICDLCRLYNLPQHPDVEMLDQPLPAGPINPERKHGPADEVTSEEEDEEEMGEDIEDLDHYEMKEEEPVDGKKSEDDGIEKENLAILEKIRKNQRQDHLNGAVSGSVQASDRLMKELREIYRSQSYKTGIYSVELVNDSLYEWHVKIRTVDPDSPLHSDLQVMKEKEGVDYILLSFSYKDNFPFDPPFVRVVSPVLSGGYVLGGGALCMELLTKQGWSSAYSIESVIMQINATLVKGKARVQFGANKNQYNLARAQQSYKSLVQIHEKNGWYTPPKEDG